From one Variovorax sp. PBL-H6 genomic stretch:
- a CDS encoding tetratricopeptide repeat protein, translated as MQDSLGNPITVAEPAGLRAINDFVEGFIACEARAADVLAASQDDSPLVQAYCATLHLFAESRDAVSNARPFLQRARAGASRASKREQRYIEAVSAWAEGDILRAIALHHEQAREHPRDLASLKLGQYHCFNIGDCPGMLRLALAALPAVADVPYLHGMAAFGYEQCHLMREAEASARRAIAMARKEPWAHHALGHVMLTEGRLSEGLDFMRSVSDSWVGLNSFMVTHNWWHVALFLIDLGRDTEALAVYDEQVWGVAMDYSQDQIGAVSLLARLELAGIDVGERWQALAGYLAQRLDDHVLPFLDLQYLYGLARAGRPEAERLLHNIEGFAPQAVPSTRASWQRVAVPAARGLLAHARGDAPGAVEGLGQALPRLVEIGGSHAQRDLFEQLYLDALIATGTETTLASAQGLLQQQVNAQPESRRLRRQADKVYTSLRLPQLAPHVSPAKRPA; from the coding sequence ATGCAAGACAGCCTGGGCAATCCGATCACCGTTGCCGAGCCGGCCGGCCTGCGCGCGATCAACGACTTCGTCGAGGGCTTCATCGCCTGCGAAGCGCGCGCGGCCGACGTGCTGGCGGCCTCGCAGGACGACAGCCCTCTCGTACAGGCCTACTGCGCGACGCTGCACCTGTTCGCCGAATCGCGCGATGCCGTCTCCAACGCGCGCCCCTTCCTCCAACGCGCGCGGGCCGGCGCCTCCCGCGCCAGCAAGCGCGAGCAGCGCTACATCGAGGCCGTCTCGGCCTGGGCCGAAGGCGACATCCTGCGTGCCATCGCCTTGCACCACGAGCAGGCCCGGGAGCATCCGCGCGACCTGGCCTCGCTCAAGCTCGGGCAGTACCACTGCTTCAACATCGGCGACTGCCCCGGCATGCTGCGGCTCGCCCTGGCGGCGCTGCCGGCGGTGGCCGACGTACCCTACCTGCACGGCATGGCGGCCTTCGGGTACGAGCAATGCCACCTCATGCGCGAAGCCGAGGCCAGTGCCCGCCGCGCCATCGCGATGGCGCGCAAGGAGCCATGGGCCCACCATGCGCTCGGGCACGTGATGCTGACCGAGGGCCGGCTTTCCGAGGGCCTGGACTTCATGCGAAGCGTGAGCGACAGCTGGGTCGGCCTCAACTCGTTCATGGTCACCCACAACTGGTGGCATGTGGCGCTGTTCCTGATCGACCTGGGCCGCGACACCGAGGCGCTCGCCGTGTACGACGAGCAGGTGTGGGGCGTGGCCATGGACTACTCGCAGGACCAGATCGGCGCCGTGTCCCTGCTAGCCCGCCTCGAACTCGCGGGCATCGATGTCGGCGAGCGCTGGCAGGCGCTGGCCGGCTACCTTGCGCAGCGGCTCGACGACCATGTGCTGCCCTTCCTCGACCTGCAATACCTCTACGGGCTGGCGCGCGCCGGCCGGCCCGAGGCCGAGCGCCTGCTGCACAACATCGAGGGCTTCGCGCCGCAGGCCGTGCCTTCGACGCGGGCCAGCTGGCAGCGCGTGGCGGTGCCAGCCGCCCGCGGCCTCCTGGCCCATGCGCGGGGCGACGCGCCCGGTGCGGTCGAGGGGCTTGGGCAAGCGTTGCCGCGCCTGGTCGAAATCGGCGGCAGCCATGCGCAGCGCGACCTGTTCGAGCAGCTGTACCTCGACGCCCTGATTGCCACCGGCACCGAAACAACACTGGCGAGCGCCCAGGGTCTTCTGCAGCAGCAGGTCAATGCCCAGCCGGAATCCCGGCGCCTCCGGCGCCAAGCCGACAAGGTCTACACCTCGCTAAGACTGCCGCAACTGGCTCCCCACGTCTCGCCCGCCAAGCGCCCCGCGTAG
- a CDS encoding SPW repeat protein gives MFQLKHWQDPVNGALGAWLLLSPWILGYDAEAAAMTNAVIAGVALMAAALGAMLLPRAWEEWTEAALGLWLMASPWVLRFNGNGDAMLTAVITGLVVLVLAAWTLLADEEYSRWWHRAAH, from the coding sequence ATGTTCCAACTGAAACATTGGCAAGACCCGGTGAATGGGGCGCTGGGTGCCTGGTTGCTTCTTTCGCCCTGGATCCTCGGCTATGACGCCGAGGCGGCCGCGATGACCAACGCGGTGATCGCCGGCGTCGCGCTGATGGCCGCCGCGCTGGGCGCCATGCTGCTTCCCCGCGCCTGGGAGGAGTGGACCGAGGCGGCGCTCGGCCTATGGCTGATGGCATCGCCCTGGGTGCTGCGCTTCAACGGCAACGGCGACGCCATGCTCACCGCAGTCATCACGGGCCTGGTGGTCCTGGTGCTGGCGGCGTGGACGCTTCTGGCAGACGAGGAATACAGCCGCTGGTGGCACCGCGCTGCCCACTGA
- a CDS encoding transglycosylase domain-containing protein has product MARLKTVFWLGAGLAAMAALVAFTVDELKTSRLQSALWRDLGRDARFSLDAGPSDAIRFPHSGPYDERLGYRQLPAFIERLQARGYAVTQQARMSPRLVELHEHGLYGPYREKNQAGLTIRDCRARTLSQSRVPERVYERFEDVPPLLVDALLFVEDRHLLDTQPAQRNPAVDPERFAKATFEQLHRALGARQSASGGSTLATQIEKYRHSPQGRTQSIGDKLRQMASASLRAYQDGEDTQARRRQVVVDYLDTVPLAARPGFGEVHGLGDGLWAWYGRDVGEVNRLLSDNAEGAAPSEEALRRQAEAFKQALSLMVAQRRPSQHLFDKGESLGRLTDSYLRLMADAGVIAPSLRDAALQVPLQRTAARPATPRPDFIERKGLNALRGEVSTLLGVPRAYDLERLDLEVDGSMDSEAQAIAARALTALGTPAGAKASGLYGHHLLDPGDDPRHLVYSFTLYERGAQANLQRIQADNIDQPFDVNQGARLDLGSTAKLRTLVSYLELVGELHERWAGRASELSAWTPSKRDPLGIWAREYLLRARDRSLAPMLEAAMQRRYSAGAGEAFFTGGGLHSFSNFDRSHAGPTTVQEGFRHSVNLVFIRLMRDIVRHRMYGDEAVGRGMLEDPSDPGRREMLVLFADREGSAYLTRFHRKYKGKSPAEAEALLLNGVHPSAPRLASVLFTLEPEAGQARLDQFLARRLGRGAGSPRALRAMHDTYSGLSLDDRGYVARVHPLELWLVGHLQRHPGATLTEVLDASVQERQDAYAWLFRTRHKSAQDRRIRELLERAAFAQIHRSWQRLGYPFASLTPSYASAIGASGDRPAALAELMGILANDGRQLPQQRVSVLHFARDMPYETRLERRGAAPQQLLAPEVAQAARRALADVVNNGTARRLKDAVPDATGRPIEIAGKTGTGDHRYQVIGRGGRVIAERKVERTATFVFTLGDRYFGTLVAYVREPYAARYRFTSALPVQLLRSMAPQLLPVLQRDGCAGDRG; this is encoded by the coding sequence GTGGCAAGGCTCAAGACGGTCTTCTGGCTTGGCGCGGGGCTCGCCGCGATGGCCGCGCTCGTGGCCTTCACCGTGGACGAGCTGAAGACCTCGAGGCTGCAGTCGGCCTTGTGGCGCGACCTGGGGCGCGATGCGCGCTTCAGCCTGGACGCCGGACCCAGCGACGCCATTCGCTTCCCGCATTCGGGGCCTTATGACGAGCGGCTCGGCTACCGCCAGCTTCCGGCGTTCATCGAGCGCCTGCAGGCCCGCGGCTACGCGGTGACGCAGCAAGCCCGCATGTCGCCACGACTGGTCGAGTTGCACGAGCACGGCCTCTACGGCCCCTACCGCGAGAAGAACCAGGCCGGCCTGACGATACGCGACTGCCGCGCCCGGACCCTGTCGCAATCGCGCGTGCCCGAGCGCGTGTACGAGCGGTTCGAGGACGTGCCTCCGCTGCTGGTCGACGCCCTGCTCTTCGTCGAAGACCGGCACCTGCTGGATACGCAGCCGGCGCAGCGCAATCCGGCGGTCGATCCCGAGCGCTTCGCGAAAGCGACGTTCGAGCAGTTGCACCGTGCTCTCGGTGCACGTCAATCGGCCTCCGGCGGCAGCACCCTGGCGACCCAGATCGAGAAGTACCGCCACTCGCCCCAGGGCCGCACCCAGTCGATCGGCGACAAGCTGCGCCAGATGGCGTCGGCCTCGCTGCGCGCCTATCAGGACGGCGAAGACACGCAGGCGCGGCGACGCCAGGTCGTGGTCGACTACCTCGACACCGTGCCCTTGGCCGCGCGGCCCGGATTCGGCGAGGTGCACGGCCTCGGCGACGGCCTGTGGGCCTGGTACGGGCGCGACGTGGGCGAGGTCAACCGTCTGCTGTCCGACAACGCGGAGGGCGCCGCGCCATCCGAGGAGGCCCTGCGGCGCCAGGCCGAGGCGTTCAAGCAGGCGCTGTCGCTGATGGTCGCGCAGCGCCGGCCTTCGCAGCATCTGTTTGACAAGGGCGAGAGCCTGGGCCGGCTCACCGACAGCTACCTGCGGCTGATGGCGGACGCGGGCGTCATCGCCCCCTCACTGCGCGATGCGGCATTGCAGGTCCCCCTTCAACGGACGGCCGCGCGGCCGGCGACGCCTCGGCCCGACTTCATCGAGCGCAAGGGCCTGAATGCCTTGCGCGGCGAGGTGTCGACCCTGCTCGGCGTGCCGCGTGCCTACGATCTCGAGCGGCTCGACCTCGAGGTGGACGGCAGCATGGACAGCGAGGCGCAGGCCATCGCGGCGCGGGCACTAACCGCCTTGGGCACCCCGGCGGGGGCGAAGGCGTCAGGGCTGTACGGCCATCACCTGCTCGACCCGGGCGACGACCCTCGCCACCTCGTCTACAGCTTCACCCTGTACGAGCGCGGTGCACAGGCCAACCTGCAGCGCATCCAGGCCGACAACATCGACCAGCCCTTCGACGTCAACCAGGGTGCGCGCCTGGACCTCGGCTCCACCGCCAAGCTGCGCACGCTGGTGAGCTACCTCGAGTTGGTCGGCGAACTGCACGAACGCTGGGCCGGGCGCGCATCCGAGCTCTCCGCGTGGACGCCAAGCAAGCGCGATCCGCTCGGCATCTGGGCGCGCGAATACCTGCTGCGCGCCCGCGATCGCAGCCTCGCCCCGATGCTGGAGGCGGCGATGCAGCGGCGCTACTCGGCAGGCGCGGGCGAGGCCTTCTTCACCGGCGGCGGCCTGCACAGCTTCAGCAACTTCGATCGCTCGCACGCCGGGCCGACGACGGTGCAGGAAGGCTTCAGGCACTCGGTCAACCTGGTGTTCATTCGCCTGATGCGCGACATCGTGCGCCACCGGATGTACGGCGACGAGGCCGTCGGTCGCGGCATGCTCGAGGATCCATCGGACCCGGGCCGGCGGGAGATGCTGGTCCTCTTTGCCGACCGCGAGGGCTCTGCCTACCTGACGCGCTTCCACCGGAAGTACAAGGGCAAGTCGCCCGCCGAGGCCGAGGCACTGCTGCTCAACGGCGTGCACCCGTCGGCACCGCGTCTCGCGAGCGTGCTGTTCACCCTCGAACCCGAAGCCGGCCAGGCGCGGCTCGATCAGTTCCTCGCGCGGCGCCTCGGCCGCGGGGCCGGATCGCCGCGCGCGCTGCGTGCAATGCACGATACGTACTCGGGCCTGTCGCTGGACGACCGCGGCTACGTGGCGCGCGTGCATCCGCTGGAGCTGTGGCTGGTCGGGCACCTGCAGCGCCACCCCGGCGCGACACTCACCGAGGTGCTGGACGCAAGCGTGCAGGAACGGCAGGACGCCTACGCATGGCTCTTCAGGACGCGCCACAAGAGCGCACAGGACCGCCGCATCCGCGAGCTGCTCGAACGCGCGGCCTTCGCCCAGATCCACCGCTCATGGCAGCGCCTGGGCTATCCCTTCGCCTCGCTGACCCCTTCGTACGCGAGCGCGATCGGGGCTTCGGGCGACCGGCCCGCGGCGCTGGCCGAGTTGATGGGTATCCTGGCGAACGACGGCCGGCAGTTGCCGCAGCAGCGCGTGAGCGTGCTGCACTTCGCGCGCGACATGCCCTACGAGACGCGCCTCGAGCGGCGCGGCGCGGCGCCGCAGCAGTTGCTGGCGCCTGAGGTGGCACAGGCCGCGCGCCGGGCACTGGCCGACGTGGTGAACAACGGGACCGCGCGACGCCTCAAGGATGCCGTGCCGGATGCGACGGGGCGGCCCATCGAGATCGCCGGCAAGACCGGCACCGGAGACCACCGCTACCAGGTCATCGGACGCGGCGGGCGCGTGATCGCGGAGCGCAAGGTCGAGCGCACGGCCACCTTCGTCTTCACGCTCGGCGACCGCTATTTCGGGACGCTCGTGGCCTACGTGCGCGAGCCCTACGCAGCGCGCTACCGCTTCACCAGTGCCCTGCCGGTGCAGCTGCTGAGGTCCATGGCGCCGCAGCTGCTGCCGGTGCTGCAGCGCGACGGCTGCGCCGGCGATCGTGGCTGA
- a CDS encoding histidine phosphatase family protein, protein MTTDLILIRHGETDWNRELRFQGHIDVPLNDTGHEQARRLGLRVARESVQYLVSSDLLRAQQTAAPGAQQLGLEIVTSVELREQNFGVVEGMRADEIQRLHPRAWEDWLKFSEDHRMPGGESPREFHARVIDALGHIAAAHKQRTVMVVTHGGVLDMVWRTAMGLGLHGPRQSAIPNAGFNRIRIADAARPAQIEIVDWADTGHLDGMPAQPNYDQRRHLGKS, encoded by the coding sequence ATGACCACAGACCTCATCCTGATCCGCCACGGCGAGACCGACTGGAATCGCGAGTTGCGCTTCCAGGGCCATATCGACGTTCCCCTCAACGACACCGGCCACGAGCAGGCACGCCGGCTTGGGCTGCGCGTTGCGCGCGAATCGGTGCAGTACCTGGTCAGCAGTGATCTCTTGCGCGCCCAGCAGACAGCGGCACCGGGGGCGCAGCAGCTCGGACTCGAGATCGTCACCTCGGTCGAATTGCGCGAGCAGAATTTCGGCGTTGTCGAAGGCATGCGGGCCGACGAGATCCAGCGCCTGCATCCGCGCGCCTGGGAGGATTGGCTCAAGTTCAGCGAGGACCACCGCATGCCCGGGGGCGAGTCGCCGCGCGAATTCCATGCGCGCGTCATCGATGCGCTCGGCCATATTGCGGCTGCGCACAAGCAACGGACGGTGATGGTGGTGACGCACGGCGGCGTGCTCGACATGGTGTGGCGCACGGCCATGGGACTGGGCCTCCACGGCCCGCGCCAGAGCGCGATCCCCAATGCCGGCTTCAACCGCATCCGCATTGCCGACGCCGCGAGGCCCGCACAGATCGAGATTGTCGACTGGGCCGATACCGGTCATCTCGATGGCATGCCGGCGCAGCCCAACTACGACCAGCGGCGGCACCTGGGCAAGTCGTGA
- a CDS encoding alpha/beta fold hydrolase has translation MPCLVLLPGLACDERLWEAQLASLPAGIDARVSDAHMRHPSIEAMAEAVLREHEGPLVLCGASMGGMIAMEVARQAPGRIAGLALLGTNPRPETPEMHELRGSAIELFEQGEARDVIQFNAAFAFHPEQAGNAALVRRYVELVLDAGTDQLVSQNRALMVRPDQRPALPSLRCPVLVICGDADRLTPPECSKEIAQLVPQAELVWIENCGHMLTMEKPAEVNATLMPWLQRLLA, from the coding sequence ATGCCCTGCCTTGTCCTTCTGCCCGGCCTCGCCTGTGACGAGCGCCTCTGGGAAGCCCAACTCGCGTCCCTGCCCGCCGGCATCGACGCCCGCGTCAGCGACGCCCACATGCGCCATCCGAGCATCGAAGCCATGGCCGAGGCCGTGCTTCGCGAGCATGAAGGCCCGCTGGTCCTCTGCGGCGCCTCGATGGGCGGCATGATCGCGATGGAGGTCGCGCGCCAGGCGCCCGGGCGCATTGCCGGCCTCGCGCTGCTGGGCACCAACCCGCGGCCCGAGACACCCGAGATGCACGAGCTGCGCGGCTCGGCGATCGAGCTCTTCGAACAGGGCGAGGCGCGCGACGTGATCCAGTTCAATGCGGCCTTCGCCTTCCATCCCGAGCAGGCCGGCAATGCGGCGCTGGTGCGGCGCTATGTGGAACTCGTGCTCGATGCCGGCACTGACCAGCTCGTCAGCCAGAACCGTGCGCTGATGGTGCGGCCCGACCAGCGTCCAGCGCTCCCGTCGCTGCGCTGCCCGGTGCTCGTGATCTGCGGCGATGCCGATCGCCTGACGCCCCCCGAATGCTCGAAGGAGATCGCGCAGCTGGTCCCGCAGGCCGAGCTCGTGTGGATCGAGAACTGCGGCCACATGCTGACCATGGAGAAGCCCGCCGAGGTCAATGCCACGCTGATGCCGTGGCTGCAGCGCCTGCTGGCCTGA
- the aceE gene encoding pyruvate dehydrogenase (acetyl-transferring), homodimeric type, with amino-acid sequence MSTMGDLDPTETSEWIDALGAVQQHRGGERANFLLNRLVDEGRRDGVYVPRSLNTAYKNTIPPEKEEKSSGNREIEHRLRSIIRWNAMAIILRANKDSSELGGHIASFQSAATLYDIGFGHFWHAATDTHGGDLLFIQGHSSPGIYARAFLEGRLSEQQLLNYRQEADGKGIPSYPHPWLMPDFWQFPTVSMGLGPLMAIYQARFLKYLQGRGLADTAPRKVWAFMGDGEMDEPESLGAISLAGRESLDNLVFVINCNLQRLDGPVRGNGKIVQELESVFRGAGWNVIKVLWGSGWDALLARDKSGKLLQRMEECVDGEYQDFKSKSGAYVREHFFGKYEETKALVADMSDEQIWALTRGGHDPEKVFAAYAAAVKHKGQPTLILPKTVKGYGMGESGEGQMIAHQAKKMTQDALRNFRDRFQIPVSDEELPDMPFIRLAEDSPEMQYLRERRAALGGYLPQRRRKSTALEIPPLATFERLLKDTGEREISTTMAFVQMLGTLVRDKVIGKHVVPIVPDESRTFGMEGMFRQLGIWSSLGQLYKPQDADQLMYYRESKDGQVLQEGINEGGAMSSWIVAATSYSTNNVPMIPFYIYYSMFGLQRVGDLAWLAGDMRARGFLLGGTAGRTTLNGEGLQHEDGHSHILAGTIPNCVSYDPTFAYEVVTIVRDGMRRMVGEQEDVYYYITLMNENYPHPGMPEGSEAGILKGLYPLSDGGKTPKKGQRVQLMGSGTILREVMFAAELLKNDFGIAADVWSATSYNELRRDGMAAERWSRLHPTEPARKSHVEQCLEGHDGPVIAATDYMRNYADQVREYVQAAGRRYTVLGTDGFGRSDYRRKLRRFFEVDRWHVVVAALKALADDGVIKPAVVAEAIAKYGLDAERAAPWTV; translated from the coding sequence ATGAGCACCATGGGTGACCTTGATCCCACGGAAACCAGCGAGTGGATCGATGCACTCGGCGCCGTTCAGCAACACCGCGGCGGCGAGCGAGCGAACTTCCTCTTGAATCGCCTCGTCGACGAGGGCCGCCGCGACGGCGTGTACGTGCCCCGTTCGCTCAACACGGCCTACAAGAACACCATTCCTCCCGAGAAGGAAGAAAAGTCCTCCGGCAACCGCGAGATCGAGCACCGCCTGCGCTCCATCATCCGCTGGAACGCCATGGCGATCATCCTGCGCGCCAACAAGGACTCGTCCGAGCTCGGCGGCCACATCGCGAGCTTCCAATCCGCGGCCACGCTCTACGACATCGGCTTCGGCCACTTCTGGCATGCGGCAACCGACACGCACGGCGGCGACCTGCTCTTCATCCAGGGCCACAGCTCGCCCGGCATCTATGCGCGTGCCTTCCTCGAAGGCCGCCTGAGCGAGCAGCAGCTGCTCAACTACCGCCAGGAGGCCGATGGCAAGGGCATCCCGTCGTACCCGCACCCCTGGCTCATGCCCGACTTCTGGCAGTTCCCCACCGTCTCGATGGGACTGGGGCCGCTGATGGCGATCTACCAGGCGCGCTTCCTCAAGTACCTGCAGGGGCGCGGCCTCGCGGACACGGCACCGCGCAAGGTCTGGGCCTTCATGGGCGACGGCGAGATGGACGAGCCCGAATCGCTCGGCGCCATCTCGCTCGCAGGCCGCGAGAGCCTGGACAACCTCGTGTTCGTCATCAATTGCAACCTCCAGCGCCTCGACGGCCCGGTGCGCGGCAACGGCAAGATCGTGCAGGAGCTCGAGAGCGTGTTCCGCGGCGCCGGCTGGAACGTCATCAAGGTGCTCTGGGGCAGCGGCTGGGACGCGCTGCTCGCCAGGGACAAGAGCGGCAAGCTGCTGCAGCGCATGGAGGAGTGCGTCGACGGCGAGTACCAGGACTTCAAGAGCAAGAGCGGCGCCTACGTGCGCGAGCACTTCTTCGGCAAGTACGAAGAGACGAAGGCGCTGGTCGCCGACATGAGCGACGAACAGATCTGGGCCCTGACCCGCGGTGGCCACGACCCGGAGAAGGTGTTCGCCGCCTACGCCGCCGCCGTCAAGCACAAGGGCCAGCCGACGCTGATCCTGCCGAAGACGGTCAAGGGCTACGGCATGGGCGAATCGGGCGAAGGCCAGATGATTGCCCACCAGGCCAAGAAGATGACGCAGGACGCGCTGCGCAACTTTCGCGACCGCTTTCAGATCCCGGTGTCCGACGAAGAGCTGCCCGACATGCCCTTCATCCGGCTCGCCGAGGACAGCCCCGAGATGCAGTACCTGCGCGAGCGCCGCGCTGCGCTCGGCGGCTACCTGCCGCAGCGCCGCCGCAAGTCGACCGCGCTCGAGATCCCGCCATTGGCCACCTTCGAGCGGCTGCTCAAGGACACCGGCGAGCGCGAGATCTCCACCACCATGGCCTTCGTGCAGATGCTCGGCACGCTGGTGCGCGACAAGGTCATCGGCAAGCACGTGGTGCCCATCGTGCCCGACGAGTCGCGCACCTTCGGCATGGAAGGCATGTTCCGCCAGCTTGGCATCTGGTCCTCGCTCGGCCAGCTCTACAAGCCGCAGGACGCCGACCAGCTCATGTACTACCGCGAGTCCAAGGACGGGCAGGTGCTGCAGGAAGGCATCAACGAGGGCGGCGCGATGTCCAGCTGGATCGTCGCAGCCACCTCGTACAGCACGAACAACGTGCCGATGATCCCGTTCTACATCTACTACTCGATGTTCGGCCTGCAGCGCGTGGGCGACCTGGCCTGGCTGGCCGGCGACATGCGCGCGCGCGGCTTCCTGCTCGGCGGCACTGCCGGGCGCACCACGCTCAACGGCGAGGGCCTGCAGCACGAGGACGGCCACAGCCACATCCTGGCCGGAACCATCCCCAACTGCGTCTCGTACGACCCGACCTTCGCCTACGAGGTGGTGACCATCGTGCGCGACGGCATGCGCCGCATGGTCGGCGAGCAGGAGGACGTGTACTACTACATCACCCTCATGAACGAGAACTACCCGCACCCCGGCATGCCCGAGGGCAGCGAGGCGGGCATTCTGAAGGGCCTCTACCCCCTGAGCGACGGCGGCAAGACACCAAAGAAGGGCCAGCGCGTGCAGCTCATGGGCAGCGGCACCATCCTGCGCGAGGTGATGTTCGCGGCCGAGCTGCTCAAGAACGACTTCGGCATTGCGGCCGACGTGTGGAGCGCCACCAGCTACAACGAGCTGCGCCGCGACGGCATGGCGGCCGAGCGCTGGAGCCGGCTGCATCCCACCGAGCCTGCTCGAAAGAGCCACGTCGAGCAATGCCTCGAAGGGCACGACGGCCCCGTCATCGCGGCCACCGACTACATGCGCAACTACGCCGACCAGGTCCGCGAGTACGTGCAGGCCGCGGGCCGCCGCTACACCGTGCTGGGCACCGACGGCTTCGGCCGCAGCGACTACCGCCGCAAGCTGCGCCGCTTCTTCGAGGTCGACCGCTGGCACGTCGTGGTGGCCGCGCTCAAGGCGCTGGCCGATGACGGCGTGATCAAGCCCGCGGTGGTTGCCGAAGCGATCGCAAAGTACGGGCTCGATGCAGAGCGCGCCGCCCCCTGGACCGTCTGA
- a CDS encoding dihydrolipoyllysine-residue acetyltransferase: MSNAIDIKVPDIGDFSDVPVIEIFVKPGDTVKAEDPLVSLESDKATMDVPAPRGGVVEAIAVKLGDKVSEGSVIMSFKANGATAAPAAPAEVTKPTVSAAPSATSAPAGVAEVRVPDIGDFKDVPVIEIFVKIGDTVKAEDPIVSLESDKATMDVPAPLSGVVTAIGVRIGDKVSEGSVILSLATGDAPASAVVPSPQPSPASGRGSEAAAALTAGKAEIEAAFALAYAGPAVRKLARELGVDLGKLKGTGEHGRIVRADVEAFAKGGGAAAAPASGKTAAAPAGAGVGGIDLLPWPKVDFGKFGPTERKELSRIKKISAANLHRNWVVIPHVTTHDEADITDLEGFRVQMNKELEKSGVKISMLPFMMKAAVATLKKFPEFNASLDGDALVLKNYWHIGFAADTPNGLMVPVIRDVDKKTVPEIAKEMGELAKLARDGKLKPDQMSGGTFTISSLGGIGGIYFTPIINAPEVAIMGVCKSYWKQHSSDGKTYASRLTLPLSLSWDHRVIDGAAAARFNVYFANVLADLRRVLF; the protein is encoded by the coding sequence ATGAGCAACGCAATCGACATCAAGGTTCCCGACATCGGCGACTTCAGCGATGTGCCCGTCATCGAGATCTTCGTGAAGCCGGGCGACACGGTGAAGGCCGAAGATCCGCTGGTCTCGCTCGAGTCCGACAAGGCGACGATGGACGTGCCCGCGCCGCGCGGCGGCGTGGTCGAGGCCATCGCCGTGAAGCTGGGCGACAAGGTCAGCGAGGGCAGCGTCATCATGAGCTTCAAGGCCAACGGCGCCACAGCCGCGCCAGCGGCGCCGGCAGAGGTGACCAAGCCCACCGTGAGCGCCGCACCGTCTGCCACCAGCGCGCCGGCCGGCGTGGCCGAAGTGCGCGTGCCCGACATCGGCGACTTCAAGGACGTGCCCGTCATCGAGATCTTCGTGAAGATCGGCGACACGGTGAAGGCCGAGGACCCGATCGTCTCGCTCGAATCCGACAAGGCGACGATGGATGTGCCCGCGCCGCTCTCGGGCGTGGTGACGGCCATCGGCGTCAGGATCGGCGACAAGGTCAGCGAAGGCTCGGTGATCCTGTCGCTCGCGACGGGCGATGCCCCTGCCTCGGCAGTTGTTCCCTCACCCCAGCCCTCTCCCGCGAGCGGGAGAGGGAGTGAAGCGGCGGCGGCGCTGACTGCCGGCAAGGCGGAGATCGAAGCCGCCTTCGCGCTCGCCTACGCCGGCCCCGCCGTGCGCAAGCTCGCACGCGAACTCGGGGTCGATCTCGGCAAGCTCAAGGGCACCGGCGAGCACGGCCGCATCGTACGCGCCGACGTCGAGGCCTTTGCAAAAGGTGGCGGCGCAGCCGCTGCACCGGCCTCCGGCAAGACCGCCGCGGCGCCTGCAGGCGCTGGCGTGGGCGGCATCGACCTGCTGCCCTGGCCCAAGGTCGACTTCGGCAAGTTCGGCCCGACCGAACGCAAGGAGCTGTCGCGCATCAAGAAGATCAGCGCGGCCAACCTGCACCGCAACTGGGTCGTCATCCCGCACGTGACGACGCACGACGAGGCCGACATCACCGACCTCGAAGGCTTCCGCGTGCAGATGAACAAGGAGCTGGAGAAGTCGGGCGTGAAGATCAGCATGCTGCCCTTCATGATGAAGGCGGCGGTCGCGACGCTGAAGAAGTTCCCGGAGTTCAACGCCAGCCTCGACGGCGACGCACTGGTGCTCAAGAACTACTGGCACATCGGCTTCGCGGCCGACACGCCCAATGGCCTGATGGTGCCGGTGATCCGCGATGTCGACAAGAAGACCGTGCCCGAGATCGCGAAGGAGATGGGCGAGCTCGCCAAGCTCGCGCGCGACGGCAAGCTCAAGCCAGACCAGATGTCGGGCGGCACCTTCACCATCAGCTCGCTCGGCGGCATTGGTGGCATCTACTTCACGCCGATCATCAACGCGCCCGAGGTCGCGATCATGGGCGTGTGCAAGAGCTACTGGAAGCAGCACTCCAGCGACGGCAAGACCTACGCCTCGCGCCTCACGCTGCCGCTGTCCCTGTCGTGGGACCACCGGGTGATCGACGGCGCCGCCGCCGCACGCTTCAACGTCTATTTCGCCAACGTGCTCGCCGATCTTCGGCGCGTGCTGTTCTGA